The proteins below are encoded in one region of bacterium BMS3Abin08:
- the yadH gene encoding inner membrane transport permease YadH produces the protein MFNGVRGVLYRELNVYRKRARKLILASSISPLLYLIAFGWGFGDQVVAGGLPYLTFLIPGLITMSSLNQSYGIAQEINISRFYFHLFDEYLIAPVGHIEIVLGEVAYGMFKGLLSTILIFIYAVIFRVDLVISPLFFPAILLHTFLFASLGTAMAMVVRDHGSQAAINTFVITPMIFLCGTFFPVDKLPYVFKLLVYIFPLTYSTKVIRASLTGGEVNPLYFLLLVVFAGVFFYFAYLAMKRVEA, from the coding sequence TCTACCGGAAGAGGGCAAGGAAGCTGATTCTTGCCTCGTCCATATCCCCGCTCCTTTATCTCATTGCCTTTGGATGGGGTTTCGGTGATCAGGTGGTTGCCGGGGGGTTGCCCTATCTCACCTTTCTCATCCCGGGCCTCATAACCATGAGTTCCCTGAATCAGAGTTACGGCATTGCCCAGGAGATTAATATATCGAGGTTCTACTTTCACCTCTTTGACGAGTACCTTATCGCCCCTGTCGGACATATAGAGATAGTCCTCGGCGAGGTTGCCTACGGTATGTTCAAGGGGCTTTTGAGCACGATCCTTATATTCATTTACGCTGTGATTTTCAGGGTGGACCTCGTCATTTCTCCGCTGTTTTTTCCGGCAATACTTCTCCATACCTTTCTCTTTGCGTCCCTTGGAACGGCCATGGCCATGGTGGTGCGCGACCACGGTTCACAGGCGGCGATCAATACCTTTGTGATAACCCCGATGATATTTCTCTGCGGGACCTTTTTCCCTGTCGATAAGCTCCCCTATGTCTTCAAGTTGCTTGTATACATCTTCCCCCTGACATACAGCACGAAGGTAATCAGGGCATCCCTGACCGGTGGTGAGGTGAATCCCCTTTACTTCCTTCTGCTGGTGGTCTTTGCCGGTGTGTTCTTTTATTTTGCGTATCTTGCCATGAAGAGGGTGGAGGCATGA
- a CDS encoding putative ABC transporter permease protein, producing MKDVRKAEARSGSRGRPSASGSFNKRKTVAICFSILLFVAFFVMAVMNGAVEMDFFNLTGVERNILFHVRIPRVLLAGLVGAALSLSGALFQYVMKNPLADSFTTGVSASSAMGAVVAIMLGLTAVLPLFALLGGIIGLTAVYRISTVGGKVQPITMLLAGIVVSTFSSAVIGLMKFLSEDAVSSIIFWLMGGFQSASLKKVGLLGVVTILSFLVVRRDYLGLDIICFDDRTARSSGVSVDAMRRRAFFIAALLTAFSVAYAGIIAFVGLIVPHILRLAGFSKASELLPLSLSTGAAFMILNDLIARTALTEGQELPVGIITSTIGGGFFLYLLIKRKKELHYFA from the coding sequence ATGAAGGACGTCCGGAAGGCGGAGGCAAGGAGCGGGAGCAGAGGAAGACCTTCTGCCTCGGGTTCCTTCAACAAGCGAAAGACAGTGGCGATCTGTTTCTCGATTCTACTGTTTGTAGCTTTTTTTGTGATGGCTGTAATGAATGGTGCCGTGGAGATGGATTTTTTCAACCTGACCGGGGTTGAACGGAATATACTGTTTCATGTAAGGATACCACGGGTGCTTCTTGCAGGTCTGGTCGGTGCGGCGCTTTCCTTAAGCGGTGCCCTCTTTCAGTATGTAATGAAGAATCCCCTTGCGGATTCCTTTACTACAGGGGTATCGGCCTCATCGGCAATGGGCGCTGTTGTGGCAATAATGCTTGGGCTCACGGCCGTTCTTCCGCTCTTTGCCCTCCTGGGCGGAATTATCGGCCTTACCGCTGTTTACAGGATCTCTACTGTTGGCGGCAAGGTGCAGCCCATCACCATGCTCCTTGCGGGCATTGTGGTGAGTACCTTTTCTTCCGCCGTAATCGGCCTTATGAAGTTTCTCAGTGAGGATGCCGTAAGCTCGATAATATTCTGGCTTATGGGGGGTTTCCAGTCTGCATCGTTAAAGAAGGTTGGACTCCTTGGAGTAGTCACCATCCTGTCATTCCTTGTTGTCAGAAGAGACTATCTCGGTCTTGATATCATCTGTTTCGATGACAGGACGGCCCGGTCAAGCGGTGTTTCAGTGGATGCCATGAGGAGAAGGGCATTCTTTATTGCCGCATTGCTGACCGCATTCAGTGTGGCCTATGCAGGGATAATAGCCTTTGTCGGCCTTATTGTGCCCCATATACTAAGGCTTGCCGGATTCTCGAAGGCATCTGAACTCCTGCCGCTGAGTCTTAGCACCGGTGCGGCATTTATGATTCTGAATGACCTTATCGCAAGGACCGCCCTTACAGAGGGACAGGAACTGCCTGTCGGGATAATCACGTCCACCATAGGTGGGGGGTTCTTTCTGTACCTTTTGATCAAGAGGAAGAAGGAGTTACATTACTTTGCTTGA
- the hmuV gene encoding hemin import ATP-binding protein HmuV, whose product MLELRNIIAKREGFRMVIDDLHLEQGEMVAVLGNNGSGKSTFLSVLSGLLPYRGSYAINGEDFKETNERKRHILVSLLPQDGGLSMPFDCFYVVLTGRYPLTDGSGYSEDDMETTEKSMVLLDIEHLKERQFNSLSGGEKQRVLLARSINRDSPLLLLDEPLSGVDLRHQYETIELLKELRSEKLILVVIHDLSLAVREFQRFLCFQEGRLVYDVDNEGVREERLSDIFGLGIKFLRHEKGIFIYREV is encoded by the coding sequence TTGCTTGAACTCAGGAATATAATTGCAAAGCGTGAAGGCTTCCGGATGGTGATAGATGACCTCCATCTTGAGCAGGGTGAGATGGTGGCGGTCCTCGGTAACAACGGGAGCGGGAAATCCACCTTTCTCTCCGTGCTTTCAGGGCTGCTCCCATACAGGGGGAGCTATGCGATCAACGGGGAGGATTTTAAGGAGACCAACGAGAGAAAAAGGCATATCCTCGTCAGCCTTCTCCCTCAGGATGGAGGCCTGAGTATGCCCTTTGATTGCTTTTATGTTGTGCTGACCGGCAGGTATCCACTCACAGACGGCAGTGGCTACAGCGAAGACGATATGGAGACAACGGAAAAGAGCATGGTTCTGCTTGATATAGAACACCTGAAAGAGAGACAGTTCAACTCCCTCTCGGGCGGTGAAAAACAGAGGGTACTGCTTGCCCGTTCAATCAACCGTGACTCACCTCTGCTGCTTCTTGACGAGCCCCTGAGCGGGGTGGACCTGAGGCATCAGTATGAGACGATAGAGCTCCTTAAGGAACTCCGGAGTGAGAAGTTGATACTCGTGGTGATACATGACCTTTCACTTGCCGTCAGGGAGTTCCAGAGGTTCCTCTGTTTTCAGGAGGGGAGACTCGTTTACGACGTGGACAATGAGGGGGTTCGTGAGGAGAGATTGTCGGATATCTTCGGCCTCGGGATCAAATTTTTAAGACATGAAAAAGGAATATTCATTTACAGGGAGGTATGA
- the isdE gene encoding high-affinity heme uptake system protein IsdE precursor: protein MKVSRNPEEEAQGRTNTEKHLFSGYMKRCLSVCSVIPAALLLFIMLAGDAVAYERIVVLYASASPIIRELGAGGKVVGVTRTDHTFKGPKPVGSHLRPNIELIKSLQPDLIVAGSKRAFPDELKKAIGVDVFHYDPRTLDEIITRILQLGKTLGKDREAEALVGRLNAKLKGIKPVKKRPRVIYEVMYRPLKVAGAKSIVASIIERAGGVNLVRTGKKHVTISPERILKDPPDIYIYQVGPMNKNPIPPWERSYFHGLKSRFFKVDEYEFARPGLNVFDAVIELNGIFREVKR from the coding sequence ATGAAAGTATCGAGAAATCCAGAGGAAGAGGCACAGGGACGTACAAACACGGAGAAACACCTTTTTTCGGGGTATATGAAACGTTGTTTATCCGTATGCTCCGTGATTCCGGCAGCCCTGTTGCTTTTTATTATGCTTGCAGGCGATGCGGTTGCATATGAACGCATTGTTGTCCTATATGCATCCGCCAGTCCGATAATCAGAGAGTTAGGCGCCGGCGGCAAGGTTGTGGGCGTTACAAGGACCGACCATACATTTAAAGGGCCAAAGCCGGTGGGCTCTCATCTCAGGCCCAACATTGAACTCATTAAGTCACTTCAGCCGGATCTTATCGTGGCAGGTTCAAAAAGGGCCTTTCCCGACGAGCTAAAGAAGGCCATAGGTGTGGATGTCTTTCACTACGACCCCCGGACGCTCGATGAGATAATTACAAGGATTCTCCAGCTCGGTAAGACATTGGGGAAGGACAGGGAAGCAGAGGCGCTTGTCGGCAGGCTTAATGCCAAACTGAAGGGAATCAAGCCCGTTAAGAAGAGACCGAGGGTTATCTATGAGGTTATGTACAGACCACTGAAGGTGGCGGGTGCGAAGAGCATCGTGGCATCCATAATAGAGAGGGCAGGGGGGGTGAATCTTGTCAGGACCGGGAAAAAGCATGTTACCATCTCGCCGGAGAGGATTCTCAAAGACCCGCCCGATATCTATATCTATCAGGTCGGTCCAATGAATAAAAATCCGATTCCGCCCTGGGAAAGGTCTTATTTCCATGGCCTGAAGAGCAGGTTTTTCAAGGTTGACGAGTATGAGTTTGCCCGGCCCGGGCTTAATGTCTTCGATGCCGTGATCGAGTTAAACGGTATCTTCCGGGAGGTGAAGAGGTGA
- the cbiL gene encoding cobalt-precorrin-2 C(20)-methyltransferase: MIVYSIGLGPGDPELLTIKAQRALTQSDVVVVPQSDITGRSVARDIVLRYIPEEKTTMYYFPMNNDRADLRRRYGELAHRIKVMAEQGKRVSYVTMGDPSIFSTSNYLTERLVDAGLEVKHIPGISSINAASTLLSLPLCTKGESFGVYEMPGDLQKVEELINRHPTTVFMKVNKRLPVLIQAVRKIKPEHAYLARRLGLDGESVHNILNGEPPPDAAYLSVAIIRRAGDKGTA, from the coding sequence GTGATTGTCTATTCCATAGGGCTTGGTCCCGGAGACCCCGAGCTTTTAACAATAAAGGCACAACGGGCTCTTACGCAGTCCGACGTAGTGGTTGTCCCCCAATCCGACATTACCGGCAGAAGTGTGGCAAGGGATATAGTATTGAGATATATACCCGAAGAGAAGACCACCATGTATTATTTCCCAATGAACAACGACAGGGCGGATCTGAGGAGAAGATACGGAGAACTTGCACACAGAATTAAAGTAATGGCAGAACAGGGCAAGAGGGTATCCTATGTCACAATGGGAGACCCCAGCATTTTCAGCACCTCCAACTATCTGACGGAAAGGCTTGTCGATGCCGGACTTGAGGTAAAACATATACCGGGGATAAGTTCGATTAATGCAGCTTCAACCCTTCTTTCCCTGCCTCTATGCACCAAGGGGGAAAGCTTTGGTGTTTATGAGATGCCCGGAGACCTGCAAAAGGTGGAGGAACTGATTAACAGACATCCGACAACGGTATTCATGAAGGTCAACAAGAGACTGCCGGTTCTGATTCAGGCGGTTAGAAAGATAAAGCCCGAGCACGCATATTTAGCGAGACGTCTCGGGCTTGATGGAGAGTCTGTTCATAACATACTCAACGGTGAGCCCCCGCCGGATGCGGCATATCTCTCGGTTGCCATAATAAGGAGAGCAGGAGAC